A single window of Archangium gephyra DNA harbors:
- a CDS encoding VWA domain-containing protein, with product MDARIVEFAEVLRQNGVRVSTSEVSDAARATAEVGLEDKTIFRSVLRTTMVKRHQDVDVFNRAFDFFFSGAAKTFEALDKSLAQQIQEQGLIEGDNLTMLLFQMNQLFPELSPLAQAALMGDRARLAQIFRSATLQLDLSQMQSSMQTGFFSRRLMVAAGMDRARSELKTLEDELRKRGLPAEGVEIVSRHVAEAMRKVEDAARREVKRQAEARIRKPTGGVVDKPLHQLSQAEVNQMESAVKTLAEKLKARLIRKARSKRKGTLNVRRTLRRNLPWGGIPMVPQFRARRPERPEVVVLCDVSDSVRNASRMMLLFTYTLQSLFVRVRSFVFVSDVGDVTQYFKEQEVDKAIDLATMGQAVSLTANSNYGRALAMFTRDQLGSITRRTTVMIIGDGRNNYNANNAWALKDLKQKCKRLLWICPEDRPNWGFGDSEMLTYSKECHQTVVVNSVADLSRIAEQLVPA from the coding sequence ATGGACGCACGCATCGTCGAGTTCGCCGAGGTCCTCCGCCAGAACGGGGTGCGTGTGAGCACGTCCGAGGTGTCGGACGCGGCGCGGGCCACCGCCGAGGTGGGCCTCGAGGACAAGACCATCTTCCGCTCGGTGCTGCGGACCACGATGGTGAAGCGCCACCAGGACGTGGACGTCTTCAACCGGGCCTTCGACTTCTTCTTCTCGGGGGCGGCCAAGACGTTCGAGGCGCTCGACAAGTCCCTGGCCCAGCAGATCCAGGAGCAGGGGCTCATCGAGGGCGACAACCTGACGATGCTCCTGTTCCAGATGAACCAGCTCTTCCCCGAGCTGTCCCCGCTGGCCCAGGCGGCCCTCATGGGGGACCGGGCGAGGCTGGCGCAGATCTTCCGCTCGGCCACGCTGCAGCTCGACTTGTCGCAGATGCAGAGCTCGATGCAGACGGGCTTCTTCTCGCGGCGGCTGATGGTGGCGGCGGGGATGGATCGGGCGCGCTCGGAGCTGAAGACGCTCGAGGACGAGCTGCGCAAGCGGGGCCTGCCGGCGGAGGGGGTGGAGATCGTCTCGCGGCACGTGGCCGAGGCCATGCGCAAGGTGGAGGACGCGGCGCGGCGCGAGGTGAAGCGTCAGGCCGAGGCGCGCATCCGCAAGCCCACGGGTGGGGTGGTGGACAAGCCCCTGCACCAGCTCAGCCAGGCCGAGGTGAACCAGATGGAGTCCGCGGTGAAGACGCTGGCCGAGAAGCTCAAGGCCCGGCTGATCCGCAAGGCGCGCTCCAAGCGGAAGGGGACGCTGAACGTGCGCCGCACGCTGCGCCGCAACCTGCCGTGGGGGGGTATTCCCATGGTGCCCCAGTTCCGCGCCCGCCGCCCCGAGCGCCCCGAGGTCGTCGTCCTCTGTGACGTCTCGGACTCGGTGCGCAACGCGTCGCGGATGATGCTGCTCTTCACGTACACGCTGCAGTCGCTCTTCGTGCGCGTGCGCTCGTTCGTCTTCGTGTCGGACGTGGGCGACGTGACGCAGTACTTCAAGGAGCAGGAGGTGGACAAGGCGATCGACCTGGCCACCATGGGGCAGGCCGTGTCGCTCACCGCCAACTCCAACTACGGCCGGGCGCTGGCCATGTTCACGAGGGATCAGCTCGGCAGCATCACGCGGCGCACCACGGTGATGATCATCGGGGACGGCCGCAACAACTACAACGCCAACAACGCCTGGGCCCTCAAGGACCTGAAGCAGAAGTGCAAACGGCTCCTGTGGATCTGCCCCGAGGACCGTCCCAACTGGGGCTTCGGGGACAGCGAGATGCTCACCTATTCGAAGGAGTGCCACCAGACGGTGGTGGTGAACTCCGTGGCCGATCTGTCCCGCATCGCGGAGCAGCTCGTCCCCGCCTGA
- a CDS encoding DedA family protein, giving the protein MQEFLTNLLGSTHGFLAYATVFGILVACGLGVPLPEDISLILGGFLAHKGAASLSVMMLVGFLGILVGDSLIFYAGRRFGSKVGRSTTPTGFLGKFITPEKRARVEGLFALHGQKIVMIARFMPGVRAVTYFSAGSAGMSYWRFLFWDGLAALLSAPFFVWLGFHFGDKLDYAIDRMKEGQLVVFGTLAVVGLGVFLWRKRLAALRGASLDAAVKASPVPAHLLTGAAAADVQPAPAPVFEMAEKSSGTDRLPIRD; this is encoded by the coding sequence GTGCAAGAATTCCTCACCAACCTGCTGGGCAGTACCCACGGCTTCCTCGCCTATGCCACTGTCTTCGGCATCCTGGTGGCCTGTGGGCTGGGCGTGCCTCTGCCCGAGGACATCTCGCTCATCCTGGGTGGCTTCCTGGCCCACAAGGGCGCGGCCAGCCTGTCGGTGATGATGCTGGTCGGCTTCCTGGGCATCCTCGTGGGCGACAGCCTCATCTTCTACGCCGGCCGCCGGTTTGGCTCGAAGGTGGGCCGCTCTACTACCCCCACCGGCTTCCTGGGCAAGTTCATCACCCCCGAGAAGCGGGCCCGGGTGGAGGGGCTGTTCGCGCTGCACGGGCAGAAGATCGTGATGATCGCGCGCTTCATGCCCGGTGTGCGTGCGGTGACGTACTTCAGCGCCGGTTCCGCGGGCATGTCGTACTGGCGCTTCCTCTTCTGGGACGGTCTGGCGGCGCTGCTGTCCGCGCCGTTCTTCGTGTGGCTCGGCTTCCACTTCGGGGACAAGCTGGACTACGCGATCGACCGGATGAAGGAGGGGCAGCTGGTGGTGTTCGGCACCCTGGCGGTGGTGGGGCTTGGGGTGTTCCTGTGGCGCAAGCGCCTGGCGGCCCTGCGGGGTGCGTCCCTCGATGCGGCGGTGAAGGCCTCGCCGGTGCCCGCGCACCTGCTGACGGGAGCGGCGGCCGCCGACGTGCAGCCGGCCCCGGCGCCCGTGTTCGAGATGGCGGAGAAGTCCTCCGGTACGGATCGTCTGCCGATCCGCGACTGA
- the guaB gene encoding IMP dehydrogenase → MLTSEVRLALTFDDVLLQPAESSILPKDADLTTRLTRNLRLNIPLLSAAMDTVTEARTAIAMAQEGGIGVIHKNMTPEQQALEVMKVKKFESGMVVDPITVEPQVPLARAIELMRQYNISGIPVVQGRKLVGIVTSRDVRFVTDLGQKVEAVMTRKLVTGREGISQADAQQLLHEHRIEKLLIVDEQFELRGLITIKDMEKRRTRPNAAKDAKGRLLCAAAVGASADREARIDALVKAGVDVIVIDTAHGHSKGVIDAVRDTRKNFRGFELIAGNVATAAATRALIEAGVDAVKVGIGPGSICTTRVVAGVGVPQLTAIDDCAREADKHGVPVIADGGIKYSGDIVKALAAGASTVMIGSLFAGTEEAPGEVILYQGRSYKSYRGMGSMGAMKQGAKDRYFQSDVEAVKLVPEGIEGRVPYKGSLGMNIHQMLGGLRSGMGYVGCGTIEDLRTKAEFVRITSAGLKESHVHDVIITEEAPNYRVE, encoded by the coding sequence ATGCTGACCTCTGAAGTCCGGCTCGCGTTGACCTTCGATGACGTGCTGCTCCAGCCGGCGGAGAGCTCCATCCTGCCCAAGGATGCCGATCTCACCACCCGGTTGACCCGCAACCTCCGGCTCAACATCCCGCTGCTGTCCGCGGCGATGGACACCGTGACCGAGGCCCGTACAGCCATCGCCATGGCGCAGGAGGGCGGTATCGGCGTCATCCACAAGAACATGACCCCCGAGCAGCAGGCGCTCGAGGTCATGAAGGTGAAGAAGTTCGAGAGCGGGATGGTGGTGGATCCCATCACCGTCGAGCCGCAGGTGCCGCTGGCCCGGGCCATCGAGCTGATGCGCCAGTACAACATCTCGGGCATCCCGGTGGTGCAGGGCCGCAAGCTGGTGGGCATCGTCACCAGCCGCGACGTGCGCTTCGTGACGGACCTGGGGCAGAAGGTGGAGGCGGTGATGACGCGCAAGCTCGTCACCGGCCGCGAGGGCATCAGCCAGGCGGACGCCCAGCAGCTGCTGCACGAGCACCGCATCGAGAAGCTGCTGATCGTCGACGAGCAGTTCGAGCTCCGGGGCCTCATCACCATCAAGGACATGGAGAAGCGGCGGACCCGGCCCAACGCGGCCAAGGACGCCAAGGGCCGGCTGCTGTGCGCCGCCGCGGTGGGCGCCTCGGCGGACCGGGAGGCCCGCATCGACGCGCTGGTGAAGGCGGGTGTGGACGTCATCGTGATCGACACGGCCCATGGGCACTCCAAGGGCGTCATCGACGCCGTGCGCGACACGCGGAAGAACTTCCGGGGCTTCGAGCTGATCGCCGGCAACGTGGCCACGGCGGCGGCGACCCGGGCGCTCATCGAGGCGGGGGTGGACGCGGTGAAGGTGGGCATCGGCCCCGGCTCCATCTGCACCACGCGCGTGGTGGCGGGCGTGGGCGTGCCCCAGCTCACGGCGATCGACGACTGCGCGCGCGAGGCGGACAAGCACGGCGTGCCCGTGATCGCCGATGGCGGCATCAAGTACTCCGGCGACATCGTCAAGGCGCTGGCCGCCGGGGCGAGCACGGTGATGATCGGCTCGCTCTTCGCCGGCACCGAGGAGGCGCCGGGCGAGGTGATCCTCTACCAGGGCCGCAGCTACAAGAGCTACCGCGGCATGGGCTCGATGGGGGCCATGAAGCAGGGCGCCAAGGACCGCTACTTCCAGTCGGACGTGGAGGCGGTGAAGCTGGTGCCCGAGGGGATTGAAGGCCGTGTGCCGTACAAGGGCAGCCTGGGGATGAACATCCACCAGATGCTGGGTGGGCTGCGCAGCGGCATGGGCTACGTGGGCTGCGGCACCATCGAGGATCTGCGCACCAAGGCGGAGTTCGTGCGCATCACCTCGGCCGGGCTCAAGGAGAGCCACGTGCACGACGTGATCATCACCGAGGAGGCGCCCAACTACCGGGTGGAGTAG
- a CDS encoding SDR family NAD(P)-dependent oxidoreductase — translation MPTAVITGAGIRLGKAIALALAEAGYDLALHVHRSTEGAEEVATRARALGRTATVHRANLGDPKELESLAASLRAAHPAIDVLVNNAGIFERVAFEDITREQYHRMMGINLEAPFFLTQALLPALRAAPQPLVVNLTDIGAERVVSHYAHYTASKAGLIALTRALAVELAPRVRVNAISPGTVIFPEDYDEAARRETLARIPLGREGSAEDIARTVVFLAREAPYISGQVIAVDGARSAQL, via the coding sequence ATGCCAACAGCCGTCATCACCGGAGCGGGCATCCGGCTCGGCAAGGCCATCGCCCTGGCGCTGGCCGAGGCCGGGTACGACCTGGCCCTGCACGTCCACCGCTCGACCGAGGGAGCGGAGGAGGTCGCCACCCGGGCCCGTGCCCTGGGACGCACCGCCACGGTGCACCGCGCCAACCTGGGAGACCCGAAGGAGCTGGAGTCGCTGGCGGCCTCCCTGCGCGCGGCCCACCCCGCCATCGACGTCCTCGTGAACAACGCGGGCATCTTCGAGCGGGTGGCCTTCGAGGACATCACCCGGGAGCAGTACCACCGGATGATGGGAATCAACCTGGAGGCGCCCTTCTTCCTCACCCAGGCGCTGCTCCCGGCGCTGCGAGCCGCTCCCCAGCCGCTCGTCGTGAACCTCACCGACATTGGCGCGGAGCGGGTGGTGAGCCACTACGCCCACTACACGGCCAGCAAGGCCGGGCTGATCGCGCTCACCCGGGCACTGGCGGTGGAGCTCGCGCCCCGGGTGCGGGTGAACGCCATCTCTCCAGGGACGGTCATCTTCCCGGAGGACTACGACGAAGCCGCCCGGCGGGAAACGCTCGCCCGCATCCCCCTCGGACGGGAGGGCTCGGCCGAGGACATCGCCCGGACCGTGGTCTTCCTGGCACGCGAGGCGCCCTATATCTCCGGACAGGTGATCGCCGTGGATGGAGCCAGGAGCGCCCAGCTATGA
- a CDS encoding Crp/Fnr family transcriptional regulator encodes MEVAAALKASPLFKDFTDVGIQIFAAIGVARAFPKGSALFLENRPGESLFIVGDGTVRLSAKNTAGEEVTLGDVVAGEPLGELTLIQKGERLCTAVAMTDVTAVEIRHADFQKLTIQKPQACMKLLMGIVSHFGQKVRDNREAMKSLVGKT; translated from the coding sequence ATGGAGGTTGCAGCCGCACTCAAAGCATCCCCGCTCTTCAAGGATTTCACCGATGTCGGCATCCAGATCTTCGCCGCCATCGGGGTCGCCCGGGCGTTTCCCAAGGGATCGGCCCTGTTCCTGGAGAACCGGCCTGGCGAGTCCCTCTTCATCGTCGGGGACGGCACGGTCCGGCTGAGTGCGAAGAACACCGCGGGCGAGGAAGTGACGCTCGGGGATGTGGTGGCCGGAGAGCCCCTGGGTGAACTGACCCTCATCCAGAAGGGCGAGCGGCTGTGCACCGCCGTGGCCATGACGGACGTGACGGCGGTGGAGATCCGTCACGCGGACTTCCAGAAGCTCACCATCCAGAAGCCCCAGGCCTGCATGAAGCTGCTGATGGGAATCGTGAGCCACTTTGGCCAGAAGGTCCGAGACAACCGGGAAGCCATGAAGTCGCTCGTGGGAAAGACTTGA
- a CDS encoding gamma carbonic anhydrase family protein codes for MALRRFRDQTPRVHPSCFVEDSAQVIGDVELGEDSSVWFNSVLRGDVNPIRIGRRTNIQDLTMIHVTSHRYSTTIGDDVTVGHHVVLHGCTVGNRVLVGMGAIVMDGVEIGDECIIGAGTLLTPGTKIPPGSLVVGSPGKVKRPITEEERSFLLESAKHYVQTAADHRASR; via the coding sequence ATGGCCCTGCGCCGTTTCCGTGATCAAACCCCGCGTGTCCACCCGAGCTGCTTCGTGGAGGACTCGGCGCAGGTGATCGGGGACGTGGAGCTGGGGGAGGACTCCTCGGTGTGGTTCAACTCGGTGCTGCGGGGGGACGTGAACCCCATCCGCATTGGCCGGAGGACCAACATCCAGGATCTCACGATGATCCACGTCACGAGCCACCGGTACTCGACGACGATCGGGGACGACGTGACGGTGGGGCACCACGTGGTGCTGCACGGGTGCACGGTGGGCAACCGGGTGCTGGTGGGGATGGGGGCCATCGTGATGGACGGCGTGGAGATCGGCGACGAGTGCATCATCGGCGCCGGGACGCTGCTCACGCCGGGGACGAAGATTCCACCGGGCTCGCTGGTGGTGGGCTCGCCGGGGAAGGTGAAGCGGCCCATCACCGAGGAGGAGCGGAGCTTCCTGCTCGAGTCCGCGAAGCACTACGTCCAGACGGCCGCCGACCACCGGGCCAGCCGTTAA
- the miaB gene encoding tRNA (N6-isopentenyl adenosine(37)-C2)-methylthiotransferase MiaB translates to MKRYFIHTFGCQMNVNDSLRMSEVLGKLEYRPTPVPEEADLIILNTCSIREKAEDKMLSALGRYRTVKLARGTLLGVGGCVAQQEKDKLLKKVPYLDFVFGPDSIAKLPDIIGRVQGERERVVETAWVDSEEYVFPRADPETSRGKVTEFVTVMKGCDNVCSFCVVPHTRGREVSRAFPEVLAEVADLAKVGVREVTLIGQNVNSYQGGVSFAQLLLRTAEVPGIERVRFTTSHPHDLSDELIEAFRTQPKIMPHFHLPVQSGSNPVLKRMRRDYTVVQYLERLEKLRAARPGIAVTTDIIVGFPGETEEDFALTLELTEKVRYDNQFSFIYSPRPKTGAALKEDEWGPVPHEVKIERLERLQKIQRRISGEITAAQVGQEVEVMVEGHSRYNPLKRFGRTPENRTVNFDGDAQAGAFVKVLVESATPNQLSGKQTVVLSQPVVVPPADLPSPETCVVA, encoded by the coding sequence ATGAAGCGCTACTTCATCCATACCTTCGGCTGCCAGATGAACGTCAACGACTCGCTCCGCATGAGCGAGGTACTCGGCAAGCTGGAATACCGGCCCACGCCGGTGCCGGAGGAGGCGGACCTCATCATCCTCAACACCTGCTCCATCCGGGAGAAGGCCGAGGACAAGATGTTGTCGGCCCTGGGCCGCTACCGCACGGTGAAGCTGGCCCGCGGCACGCTGCTGGGCGTGGGCGGGTGCGTGGCCCAGCAGGAGAAGGACAAGCTCCTCAAGAAGGTGCCCTACCTGGACTTCGTCTTCGGCCCGGACTCCATCGCCAAGCTGCCGGACATCATCGGCCGCGTGCAGGGCGAGCGCGAGCGCGTGGTGGAGACGGCCTGGGTGGACTCGGAGGAGTACGTCTTCCCGCGCGCCGATCCCGAGACGAGCCGCGGCAAGGTGACCGAGTTCGTCACGGTGATGAAGGGCTGCGACAACGTCTGCTCCTTCTGCGTGGTGCCGCACACCCGTGGCCGCGAGGTGAGCCGGGCCTTCCCGGAGGTGCTCGCCGAGGTGGCGGACCTGGCGAAGGTGGGCGTGCGCGAGGTGACGCTCATCGGGCAGAACGTGAACTCGTACCAGGGCGGCGTGAGCTTCGCGCAGCTGCTGCTGCGGACGGCGGAGGTGCCGGGCATCGAGCGCGTGCGCTTCACGACGAGCCACCCGCATGACTTGTCGGACGAGCTGATCGAGGCGTTCCGGACGCAGCCGAAGATCATGCCGCACTTCCACCTGCCGGTGCAGAGCGGGTCGAATCCGGTGCTCAAGCGGATGCGGCGCGACTACACGGTGGTGCAGTACCTGGAGCGGCTGGAGAAGCTGCGGGCGGCGCGTCCGGGCATCGCGGTGACGACGGACATCATCGTGGGCTTCCCGGGTGAGACGGAGGAGGACTTCGCGCTCACGCTGGAGCTGACGGAGAAGGTCCGCTACGACAACCAGTTCTCGTTCATCTACAGCCCTCGTCCGAAGACGGGCGCGGCGCTGAAGGAGGACGAGTGGGGCCCGGTGCCGCACGAGGTGAAGATCGAGCGGCTGGAGCGGCTGCAGAAGATCCAGCGGCGCATCAGCGGGGAGATCACGGCGGCGCAGGTGGGGCAGGAGGTGGAGGTGATGGTGGAGGGCCACTCGCGCTACAACCCGCTGAAGCGTTTCGGGCGGACGCCGGAGAACCGCACGGTGAACTTCGACGGTGACGCGCAGGCGGGGGCGTTCGTGAAGGTGCTGGTGGAGAGCGCGACGCCGAACCAGCTGTCCGGCAAGCAGACGGTGGTGCTCAGCCAGCCGGTGGTGGTACCGCCCGCCGATCTCCCGAGCCCCGAAACCTGCGTCGTGGCCTGA
- a CDS encoding dihydroneopterin aldolase, producing the protein MNRLSSDAFAAAPRDAQGRPLDVIELRQLPVNCIVGVYPAERGTPQPLELDVALYLDTRKAAAEGSLRDTVDYARLSGELRFLLESADFRMLETAAEALCRYILAPPTDDSARAPVRAVTLRLSKPEALGRAGLASLQVHRTAEEYRFEVEEKPFGRVDIVFQDEHVGIYRLRIAPGRTIPTHEHRVMSESELVLGHGLLLQGRPVLAGTGFRWPKHLPHRYDNPRAIEQTVLCVDRPAFIPHDEVEVPEPAGGLVPVEGRAYYPAAASTPEAEGERW; encoded by the coding sequence ATGAACCGCCTTTCCTCCGATGCCTTCGCGGCCGCCCCCCGCGACGCGCAGGGCCGCCCCCTGGATGTCATCGAGCTGCGCCAGCTCCCGGTGAATTGCATCGTCGGGGTGTACCCGGCCGAGCGCGGTACGCCGCAGCCGCTGGAGCTCGACGTGGCCCTCTATCTGGACACCCGGAAGGCCGCCGCCGAGGGGAGTCTCCGTGACACGGTGGACTACGCGCGGCTGTCCGGCGAGCTGCGCTTCCTGCTGGAGTCGGCCGACTTCCGCATGCTGGAGACGGCCGCCGAGGCCCTCTGCCGCTACATCCTCGCCCCGCCCACGGACGACTCGGCGCGAGCCCCGGTACGGGCCGTCACCCTGCGGCTGTCCAAACCGGAAGCCCTGGGCCGGGCGGGCCTCGCCTCGCTGCAGGTGCACCGCACGGCGGAGGAGTACCGCTTCGAGGTGGAGGAGAAGCCCTTCGGACGGGTGGACATCGTCTTCCAGGACGAGCACGTGGGCATCTACCGGCTGCGCATCGCCCCGGGCCGCACCATCCCCACGCATGAGCACCGGGTGATGAGCGAGTCCGAGCTGGTGCTGGGCCACGGGCTGCTGCTCCAGGGCCGGCCAGTGCTGGCGGGCACGGGCTTCCGGTGGCCGAAGCACCTTCCGCACCGCTACGACAATCCGCGGGCGATCGAGCAGACGGTGCTGTGTGTGGACCGTCCGGCCTTCATCCCCCATGACGAAGTAGAGGTGCCCGAGCCCGCCGGTGGACTGGTGCCCGTGGAAGGCCGGGCGTACTACCCGGCGGCGGCGAGCACGCCGGAAGCGGAGGGCGAGCGGTGGTGA
- a CDS encoding TIGR02266 family protein codes for MTQPHSTTKGEAIGLVVKLPFATPEEFVAKYGANVTRGGIYLRAKTVKPPGSTVTLDLKLADGSRIIHGTAVIHFVTGQGGQGASGMGFRFLTVDPATRQFLDSAIAPLPHAQSSLPPLPAGVGPADYSVPAGAPPPPPLTDSPAVVPAPAPNPAQEMLIPAHTPWPGSIAAFTPPPAPQPEPTAEPPAPALQPDAEPIEAEPIEDAEPIEDAEPAAEQPAAMASPPPPPPEESPAVPVAAPRAPAPTVASSRPAPPRDPTQTLSSSVTPVVPSAPAFEAPTEEPKRTGPIIGIDLGTTNSCAGFVRQSKPAVLHSREGHNTVPSILALNARGKLVVGHPAKGQMLTNPRQTVYGAKRLVGRPYESPIVQQIKDRFAYEIAPGDNGEAAVRLGDRIYSLQQISALILREVKEVAQNQLGQPVSRAVVTVPAYYNDNQRQAVREAGRLAGLHVERILNEPTAAALAYGFGRKLTQRVLVYDLGGGTFDASVLELKDTLYEVVSTGGDTFLGGIDFDTAIVEYLLEQFRQQTGLSLQLDRVAMQRIQDAAERAKCSLSERSQVRVHVAFLTMVDGKPVDLDVSLTREKLVELTEELVNRTLQVCADVLDAKGLTPKDIDEIILVGGQSRSPLVHEKINWFFGKAPTKNVHPDEAVALGAALLAHSLAQNEGVQLIDVLPMAIGVGLPGGRFKPVLERNAPLPANKGYQISTSRDDQQELDLIILQGDSERAVENEYLGTLKVSGLPGGPRGSVKVSVTFAVDNECILTVTAREQISGLEVMSVFSTRDNPEQVKAKLGPNHPNQPEPPPMARRQSLPGMPAVAGGPVQKPTAAQPVVLPIAIAATARDVAPGGLVGWLKRILGRA; via the coding sequence GTGACGCAGCCACACAGCACCACCAAGGGAGAAGCCATCGGGTTGGTCGTCAAGTTGCCCTTCGCGACCCCCGAGGAGTTCGTGGCGAAGTACGGAGCCAATGTCACCCGCGGCGGCATCTACCTGCGCGCCAAGACGGTGAAGCCTCCCGGTTCCACGGTCACCCTGGATCTCAAGCTGGCCGATGGCTCCCGCATCATCCACGGCACGGCCGTCATCCACTTCGTCACCGGCCAGGGCGGGCAGGGAGCCTCCGGCATGGGGTTCCGCTTCCTCACCGTGGACCCCGCCACCCGGCAGTTCCTCGACTCGGCGATCGCTCCCCTTCCACACGCCCAGTCTTCCCTTCCCCCACTCCCGGCAGGGGTGGGGCCGGCGGATTACTCGGTCCCCGCTGGAGCCCCGCCACCTCCGCCCCTGACGGATTCGCCGGCGGTCGTCCCCGCGCCCGCTCCCAACCCCGCACAGGAGATGCTGATCCCCGCCCACACCCCGTGGCCCGGGAGCATCGCCGCGTTCACCCCGCCTCCCGCGCCCCAGCCCGAGCCCACCGCCGAGCCGCCCGCCCCTGCGCTCCAGCCCGATGCCGAGCCCATCGAGGCCGAGCCCATCGAGGACGCCGAGCCCATCGAGGACGCCGAGCCCGCCGCTGAGCAGCCCGCGGCCATGGCCTCCCCGCCGCCTCCCCCTCCCGAGGAGAGCCCAGCCGTTCCGGTAGCAGCCCCCCGGGCTCCCGCGCCCACGGTGGCCTCGAGCCGTCCCGCACCTCCTCGCGACCCCACCCAAACGCTCTCCTCGTCGGTCACGCCCGTCGTCCCGAGCGCCCCCGCCTTCGAGGCCCCCACCGAGGAGCCCAAGCGCACCGGGCCCATCATCGGCATCGACCTGGGCACGACCAACTCCTGCGCCGGCTTCGTGCGCCAGAGCAAGCCGGCCGTCCTCCACAGCCGCGAGGGGCACAACACCGTCCCCTCCATCCTCGCCCTCAACGCCCGCGGCAAGCTCGTGGTGGGCCACCCCGCCAAGGGGCAGATGCTCACCAACCCCCGGCAGACCGTCTACGGCGCCAAGCGGCTCGTCGGCCGTCCCTACGAGTCCCCCATCGTCCAGCAGATCAAGGACCGCTTCGCCTATGAGATCGCCCCCGGCGACAACGGGGAAGCGGCGGTGCGGCTCGGGGATCGCATCTACAGCCTCCAGCAGATCTCCGCCCTCATCCTGCGCGAGGTGAAGGAGGTCGCCCAGAACCAGCTCGGCCAGCCCGTCTCGCGCGCCGTCGTCACCGTCCCCGCCTACTACAACGACAACCAGCGCCAGGCCGTGCGCGAGGCCGGACGGCTCGCCGGGCTCCACGTGGAGCGCATCCTCAACGAGCCCACCGCCGCCGCGCTCGCCTACGGCTTCGGCCGCAAGCTCACCCAGCGCGTGCTCGTCTACGACCTGGGCGGCGGCACCTTCGACGCCTCCGTCCTCGAGCTCAAGGACACCCTCTACGAGGTCGTCTCCACCGGCGGCGATACCTTCCTCGGCGGCATCGACTTCGACACCGCCATCGTCGAGTACCTGCTCGAGCAGTTCCGCCAGCAGACCGGCCTCTCGCTCCAGCTGGACCGGGTGGCCATGCAGCGCATCCAGGACGCCGCCGAGCGCGCCAAGTGCTCCCTCTCCGAGCGCTCGCAGGTCCGCGTCCACGTCGCCTTCCTCACCATGGTCGACGGCAAGCCCGTGGACCTCGACGTCTCGCTCACCCGCGAGAAGCTCGTCGAGCTCACCGAGGAGCTCGTCAACCGCACCCTCCAGGTCTGCGCCGACGTGCTCGACGCCAAGGGGCTCACCCCCAAGGACATCGACGAGATCATCCTCGTGGGCGGCCAGAGCCGCTCGCCGCTCGTCCACGAGAAGATCAACTGGTTCTTCGGCAAGGCGCCCACCAAGAACGTGCACCCGGACGAGGCCGTGGCGCTCGGCGCGGCCCTGCTCGCCCACAGCCTCGCCCAGAACGAGGGCGTGCAGCTCATCGACGTGCTGCCCATGGCCATCGGCGTGGGCCTGCCCGGCGGCCGCTTCAAGCCCGTGCTCGAGCGCAACGCTCCCCTGCCCGCCAACAAGGGCTACCAGATCTCCACCAGCCGCGATGATCAGCAGGAGCTCGATCTCATCATCCTGCAGGGGGACTCCGAGCGCGCCGTGGAGAACGAGTACCTCGGCACGCTGAAGGTCTCCGGGTTGCCCGGCGGGCCTCGCGGCTCGGTGAAGGTCTCCGTCACCTTCGCCGTGGACAACGAGTGCATCCTCACCGTGACCGCCCGCGAGCAGATCAGCGGCCTCGAGGTGATGAGCGTCTTCTCCACCCGCGACAACCCCGAGCAGGTGAAGGCGAAGCTCGGGCCCAATCACCCGAATCAGCCCGAGCCGCCTCCCATGGCTCGCAGGCAGTCACTGCCCGGCATGCCCGCCGTCGCAGGGGGCCCGGTGCAGAAGCCCACCGCGGCGCAGCCCGTGGTCCTGCCCATCGCCATCGCCGCGACCGCTCGCGATGTGGCCCCGGGCGGACTCGTCGGGTGGTTGAAGCGGATCCTCGGACGCGCGTGA